In a single window of the Agrobacterium fabrum str. C58 genome:
- a CDS encoding sugar ABC transporter ATP-binding protein produces the protein MSQGASTIRGDFSPEEMARAERSVLLRLENISKEFPGVKALSNVHFDLRSGEVHAVCGENGAGKSTLMKIISGVYQPSEGTILHKGEKVQYASPLQSEAAGIAIIHQELNLVPHLSVAENIYLAREPRRGFLVDRKKLRLDAKRCLDRLGVDINPDQLVRSLSVAQCQMVEIAKALSLDAEVLIMDEPTSSLTEQETRLLFKVIRDLKASGVGIVYISHRLDEMAEIVDRVTILRDGRYISTDDFASITVDDIVTRMVGRSLEDKFPERTSRPTDDILFSVEGLTRNGVFSDVSFSLRRGEILGFAGLMGAGRTEVARAIFGADPLDAGKIVFNGRELSIGSPQDAIEEGIAYLSEDRKSDGLAIKMSVAANTTLANLGEVSNRFGLIDFKKHDDVAKRYVDLLNIRTPSIDQTVRLLSGGNQQKIIIGKWLFRQSRVLFFDEPTRGIDVGAKFAIYKIMDELAAQGIGVILISSELPEILGLTDRIAVFHQGRITGVLETAKTNQEEIMRYASGYGRAAQ, from the coding sequence ATGTCGCAGGGCGCATCGACAATTCGGGGCGATTTTTCGCCTGAGGAGATGGCGCGTGCGGAGCGTTCGGTCCTTCTGCGTCTCGAGAACATCAGCAAGGAATTTCCAGGCGTAAAAGCGCTGTCGAACGTTCATTTCGATCTGCGCAGCGGCGAAGTGCATGCCGTCTGCGGCGAGAATGGCGCGGGAAAATCGACACTGATGAAGATCATCAGCGGTGTCTACCAGCCGAGTGAAGGAACGATCCTGCACAAAGGCGAGAAGGTGCAATATGCATCGCCGCTGCAATCCGAAGCGGCCGGCATCGCCATCATCCATCAGGAACTCAACCTTGTTCCGCATCTTTCCGTTGCCGAGAACATTTATCTGGCGCGTGAGCCGCGCCGGGGTTTTCTCGTGGACCGCAAGAAACTGCGACTCGATGCCAAACGCTGTCTCGACCGGCTGGGGGTCGATATCAACCCCGACCAGCTGGTCCGCAGTCTTTCCGTCGCGCAATGTCAGATGGTGGAAATCGCCAAGGCGCTCTCTCTTGATGCCGAAGTGCTGATCATGGACGAGCCGACCTCCTCGCTGACCGAGCAGGAAACCCGGCTTCTGTTCAAGGTTATCCGCGATCTCAAGGCCTCCGGCGTCGGTATCGTTTATATTTCCCATCGTCTCGATGAGATGGCCGAGATCGTCGATCGCGTGACGATCCTGCGCGACGGACGTTATATCTCAACCGACGATTTCGCCTCGATCACTGTTGATGACATTGTCACGCGTATGGTCGGGCGTTCGCTGGAAGACAAATTCCCCGAACGCACCTCGCGCCCGACGGATGATATTCTCTTTTCCGTCGAAGGGCTGACGCGCAATGGCGTGTTCAGTGACGTCAGTTTTTCACTGCGGCGTGGCGAAATCTTAGGTTTTGCCGGACTTATGGGCGCGGGACGAACGGAAGTTGCGCGGGCAATCTTCGGGGCCGATCCGCTCGATGCGGGTAAGATCGTTTTCAACGGGCGCGAACTTTCGATCGGCTCGCCGCAGGACGCTATCGAGGAAGGCATTGCCTATCTCTCGGAAGATCGCAAAAGCGATGGCCTCGCCATCAAGATGTCGGTGGCGGCCAATACGACGCTCGCCAATCTCGGCGAGGTTTCCAACCGTTTCGGGCTGATCGATTTCAAGAAGCATGACGATGTGGCGAAGCGTTACGTCGATCTGCTGAATATCCGCACTCCCTCGATCGATCAGACCGTGCGGCTGCTTTCGGGTGGCAACCAGCAGAAAATCATCATCGGCAAATGGCTGTTCCGGCAGTCGCGCGTGCTGTTCTTCGACGAGCCGACGCGCGGCATCGATGTTGGCGCGAAGTTTGCGATCTACAAGATCATGGACGAACTGGCCGCGCAGGGCATCGGCGTCATTCTCATCAGTTCGGAACTGCCGGAAATTCTGGGACTGACGGATCGTATTGCGGTGTTCCATCAGGGCCGTATCACCGGCGTGCTCGAAACCGCCAAGACCAATCAAGAAGAAATCATGCGGTATGCGTCCGGTTACGGCCGGGCCGCGCAGTGA
- the purH gene encoding bifunctional phosphoribosylaminoimidazolecarboxamide formyltransferase/IMP cyclohydrolase, whose translation MAVVSKKIPAPDKVKIRTALLSVSDKTDIIELATVLSKLGVKLLSTGGTAKAIAEAGLAVTDVSDVTNFPEIMDGRVKTLHPNVHGGLLAIRDDAEHVEAMKAHGIEAIDLSVINLYPFEEVRAKGGDYPTTVENIDIGGPAMIRASAKNHAYVTVVTDPSDYPALVEALQADDGQTSYALRQRFAAKAYARTAAYDAVISNWFAEALAIETPHYRAIGGVLKEKMRYGENPHQSAGFYLTGEKRPGVATATLLQGKQLSYNNINDTDAAYELVAEFLPENAPAVAIVKHANPCGVATGPTLAEAYRRALACDSVSAFGGVIALNRTLDAETAEEIVKLFTEVIIAPDVTEEAKSIIARKPNLRLLAAGGLPDPRAAGLTAKTVSGGLLVQSRDNGMVEDLELKVVTKRAPTAQELEDMKFAFKIAKHVKSNAVIYAKDGQTAGIGAGQMSRVDSARIAAQKAEDAAKALGLAEPLTRGSAVASEAFYPFADGLLAAIAAGATAVIQPGGSMRDQDVIDAANEHNVAMVFTGMRHFRH comes from the coding sequence ATGGCCGTGGTGTCCAAGAAAATTCCCGCCCCCGATAAGGTCAAGATTCGCACGGCGCTTCTTTCCGTGTCCGACAAGACCGATATTATCGAGTTGGCAACGGTACTCTCCAAGCTCGGCGTCAAGCTCCTGTCGACCGGCGGTACGGCAAAGGCGATTGCCGAAGCGGGTCTTGCCGTCACAGATGTCTCCGACGTCACCAATTTTCCCGAGATCATGGATGGCCGCGTCAAGACGCTGCATCCCAATGTTCATGGCGGGCTTCTGGCAATCCGCGACGATGCCGAGCATGTCGAGGCCATGAAGGCACATGGTATCGAGGCGATCGATCTTTCCGTGATCAATCTCTATCCGTTCGAGGAAGTGCGCGCCAAGGGCGGCGATTATCCGACGACGGTTGAGAATATCGATATTGGCGGCCCGGCGATGATCCGCGCTTCCGCCAAGAACCATGCCTATGTCACCGTTGTTACCGACCCTTCCGACTACCCTGCGCTGGTGGAAGCCCTGCAGGCCGATGACGGACAGACCTCCTATGCGCTGCGCCAGCGTTTTGCCGCCAAGGCCTATGCCCGCACGGCTGCTTATGATGCCGTGATTTCCAACTGGTTTGCCGAAGCACTGGCGATCGAGACGCCTCATTACCGCGCCATCGGCGGTGTGCTGAAAGAAAAGATGCGTTATGGTGAAAACCCGCATCAGAGCGCCGGTTTCTACCTGACCGGTGAAAAGCGCCCCGGCGTTGCAACGGCGACGCTTCTCCAGGGCAAGCAGCTCTCCTACAACAACATCAATGATACCGATGCGGCTTACGAGCTGGTGGCGGAGTTCCTGCCGGAAAATGCGCCGGCCGTTGCCATCGTCAAACACGCCAATCCCTGTGGCGTTGCGACCGGCCCTACCCTTGCAGAAGCCTATCGGCGGGCGCTGGCATGCGATTCCGTTTCCGCCTTTGGCGGCGTCATTGCGCTCAACCGCACGCTCGATGCGGAAACGGCGGAAGAGATCGTCAAGCTCTTCACCGAAGTCATCATCGCGCCTGACGTGACCGAAGAGGCCAAGTCCATCATCGCCCGCAAGCCGAACCTGCGCCTTCTGGCCGCCGGCGGCCTGCCAGACCCGCGTGCGGCTGGCCTCACGGCGAAGACCGTTTCCGGTGGCCTGCTGGTGCAGAGCCGTGACAATGGCATGGTCGAGGATCTCGAACTCAAGGTCGTAACCAAGCGTGCACCGACGGCGCAAGAGCTTGAGGACATGAAGTTCGCTTTCAAGATCGCCAAGCATGTGAAATCCAATGCCGTGATCTATGCGAAGGACGGTCAGACGGCGGGTATCGGCGCTGGCCAGATGAGCCGTGTGGATTCCGCCCGCATCGCCGCCCAGAAGGCGGAAGATGCAGCCAAGGCTCTTGGCCTTGCCGAACCATTGACGCGCGGCTCTGCCGTTGCGTCGGAAGCCTTTTATCCGTTTGCGGATGGTTTGCTTGCTGCAATCGCTGCGGGCGCCACCGCTGTCATCCAGCCGGGTGGCTCCATGCGCGATCAGGACGTGATCGACGCTGCAAACGAGCATAATGTGGCTATGGTCTTCACCGGCATGCGCCACTTCCGCCATTAA
- a CDS encoding heparinase II/III family protein, producing MNAAGLLSRMAYRHLCVGLTPLRLHLSRFTNRVPTGLVAAPTDLRAIDPYFAEELLRGRIALAGRVVETGGASPFQVDYPSAVFEERLQAFTWLRHIRSDKSSEACKRARRIVAEWMVLHGKRVTGTAWSPEIAAQRLIAWLSHSPVVLYEADAGFYRRFLKSLAFHVRYLERIVKHAPDGEARLRIRIALAMASIAMPTRLSRINRNGTKLAQEMERQILPDGGHVSRNPRVMLDLLLDLLPLRQSYINLGHDLPSGLVPAIDRMFPAIRFFRHQGGDLALFNGATATLANELVSVLRYDETAGRPSKVLTDVNYHRLATDETVIIVDTGYPGSAELSRSAHSGCLSFEMSCGKNRFIVNSGFPRNAAPEYQRASRSTAAHSTVTLADTSSCRLSRSRLLGPIMVSGVSKVDSRRGTDANGNDILWASHDGYLQNFGCYHEREIELNAAGTKIKGRDLLRADEAVVKAQLQSVSAVSRFHIHPHIQLHQRDEESVYLEAADGTTWLFSAPGLELFVTDDVFMADASGMRPSQQIELPFNLVNTREIRWLIERMG from the coding sequence ATGAATGCCGCCGGTCTTCTTTCGCGGATGGCTTATCGTCATCTGTGTGTCGGCCTTACCCCGTTGCGTCTGCATCTATCGCGATTCACCAACCGCGTGCCCACTGGCCTGGTGGCTGCACCCACCGATCTGAGAGCGATCGATCCCTATTTTGCCGAGGAGTTGTTGCGCGGTCGCATCGCGCTTGCCGGACGCGTCGTTGAAACCGGCGGCGCTTCGCCGTTTCAGGTAGATTACCCTTCAGCAGTTTTTGAAGAACGGCTGCAAGCATTTACCTGGCTGCGGCACATTCGTTCCGATAAATCGAGCGAGGCCTGCAAGCGTGCGCGTCGCATCGTCGCCGAGTGGATGGTATTGCATGGCAAGCGCGTTACGGGCACGGCCTGGTCACCTGAAATTGCGGCGCAGAGGCTGATAGCCTGGCTTTCGCATTCTCCCGTGGTTTTATACGAGGCCGATGCGGGCTTTTATCGCCGTTTCCTGAAGAGCCTCGCCTTTCATGTGCGTTACCTCGAGCGGATCGTCAAACATGCGCCGGATGGTGAAGCGCGGCTGCGGATCAGAATAGCGCTTGCGATGGCCTCCATCGCCATGCCCACACGGTTGTCACGGATCAACCGGAACGGAACGAAGCTAGCTCAGGAAATGGAACGCCAGATTCTCCCCGATGGCGGGCATGTTTCCCGCAATCCAAGAGTTATGCTGGATCTGCTGCTCGATCTCCTGCCGCTGCGGCAAAGTTATATTAATCTTGGCCATGACCTGCCCTCTGGACTGGTGCCGGCGATAGACCGCATGTTTCCGGCGATCCGGTTCTTCCGGCATCAGGGCGGCGATCTTGCGCTGTTCAACGGCGCCACGGCGACGCTCGCCAACGAGCTTGTTTCCGTGCTGCGTTATGATGAAACGGCCGGCCGGCCTTCCAAGGTCCTGACGGATGTGAATTACCATCGGCTCGCGACAGATGAGACTGTTATCATCGTGGACACCGGTTATCCCGGTTCGGCGGAACTGTCGCGCAGCGCCCATTCAGGGTGTCTCTCTTTCGAAATGTCCTGCGGCAAGAACCGGTTCATCGTCAATTCCGGGTTTCCGCGTAATGCCGCACCGGAATATCAACGCGCCAGCCGTTCCACGGCGGCGCATTCCACCGTCACGCTTGCCGACACTTCGTCCTGCAGATTGTCGCGCTCGAGGTTGCTTGGCCCGATCATGGTTTCGGGCGTCAGCAAGGTCGATAGCCGACGTGGAACGGATGCAAATGGCAATGACATCCTTTGGGCGTCGCATGATGGTTATTTGCAGAATTTCGGCTGCTACCATGAGCGGGAAATAGAATTGAATGCGGCGGGCACGAAGATAAAGGGCCGCGACCTGCTTCGCGCTGACGAAGCCGTGGTGAAAGCGCAATTGCAATCCGTGTCAGCGGTTTCCCGTTTTCACATCCACCCCCATATTCAGCTACACCAGCGGGATGAGGAGTCGGTTTATCTGGAGGCCGCGGATGGCACCACCTGGCTGTTTTCGGCGCCCGGACTGGAGCTTTTCGTGACCGACGATGTCTTCATGGCGGATGCATCCGGCATGCGTCCTTCGCAGCAGATCGAATTACCCTTCAATCTCGTCAATACCCGGGAAATCCGCTGGCTCATCGAACGCATGGGCTGA
- a CDS encoding UxaA family hydrolase has product MSENSEATILLNANDNVAVARRSIPAGGATGRGDLAALELIGRGHKVALKLIKSGDEVLKYGQVIGIATQDIEAGRHVHLHNLAMVPSEHAHQFSVDIEEKGMVPEAERRTFMGYDRGLGGVGTRNYIGVIASVNCSATVSRYIADYFNKQGGLDGFDNVDGVVALTHGGGCALNTKSEGYRLLIRTIQGYARHPNFGGILLIGLGCETNQIAPILEHYKMEEGERLRTMTIQQHGGTRKTIDAAITEIKAMLPMVNAARRTEQPLSKLKVALECGGSDGYSGISANPALGYASDLIVRNGGTTVLSETPEIYGAEHLLTKRAVTPAVAEKLLQRIDWWRDYTARNGDELNNNPSHGNKLGGLTTILEKSLGAVAKGGSMPLKAVYEFAETVTEQGFVFMDTPGYDPVAVTGQVAGGCNVICFTTGRGSVSGFKPSPCIKIATNSEMYEHMKEDMDINCGEIVTGTETIEESGKRIFEHILAVASGDKTVSEIYDYGDNEFVPWQVGAVT; this is encoded by the coding sequence GTGAGTGAGAATTCCGAGGCAACCATTTTGCTGAACGCCAACGACAATGTCGCGGTGGCGCGTCGGTCTATCCCGGCTGGCGGAGCGACGGGCAGGGGTGATCTGGCGGCACTCGAGCTGATCGGACGCGGGCACAAGGTGGCGCTCAAACTCATCAAATCCGGAGACGAGGTGCTGAAATACGGGCAGGTCATCGGCATCGCGACCCAGGACATCGAAGCCGGCCGGCATGTGCACCTGCACAATCTCGCCATGGTGCCGTCAGAACATGCGCATCAGTTCAGCGTCGACATCGAGGAGAAGGGCATGGTGCCGGAAGCCGAGCGCCGGACCTTCATGGGTTATGACCGTGGTCTCGGCGGCGTTGGCACACGCAACTATATCGGCGTCATCGCCTCGGTGAACTGTTCCGCCACTGTGTCGCGCTACATCGCCGATTATTTCAACAAACAGGGCGGCCTTGACGGCTTCGACAATGTCGATGGCGTCGTGGCGCTGACCCACGGTGGCGGCTGTGCGCTGAACACCAAGTCGGAAGGTTACCGCCTTCTGATCCGCACCATTCAGGGTTATGCCCGCCATCCGAATTTCGGCGGGATTCTGCTGATCGGCCTTGGTTGCGAAACCAACCAGATCGCGCCCATTCTCGAACATTACAAGATGGAAGAGGGCGAGCGGCTGCGCACCATGACCATCCAGCAGCATGGTGGCACCCGCAAGACCATCGATGCGGCAATAACCGAAATCAAGGCGATGCTACCGATGGTGAACGCCGCCCGCCGCACCGAGCAACCGCTTTCCAAGCTGAAGGTCGCACTGGAATGTGGCGGCTCGGATGGATATTCCGGCATCTCCGCCAATCCGGCTCTGGGTTATGCATCCGACCTAATCGTCCGCAATGGCGGCACGACCGTGCTTTCCGAAACGCCCGAAATCTACGGCGCGGAGCACCTGCTGACCAAACGCGCCGTCACACCTGCGGTCGCCGAAAAACTGCTGCAGCGCATCGACTGGTGGCGGGACTATACCGCCCGCAATGGCGACGAACTCAACAACAATCCTTCGCACGGCAACAAGCTCGGCGGCCTGACTACCATTCTGGAGAAATCGCTGGGCGCGGTCGCCAAGGGTGGCTCCATGCCGCTGAAGGCGGTTTATGAATTTGCCGAGACCGTGACGGAGCAAGGCTTCGTCTTCATGGATACACCCGGCTATGACCCCGTTGCCGTCACCGGCCAGGTTGCCGGCGGCTGCAACGTCATCTGTTTCACCACCGGCCGTGGCTCGGTTTCAGGTTTCAAGCCCTCTCCCTGCATCAAGATCGCCACCAACTCCGAAATGTATGAACACATGAAGGAAGACATGGATATCAACTGCGGCGAGATCGTCACCGGAACGGAAACCATCGAAGAATCCGGCAAACGAATTTTCGAACATATTCTCGCGGTCGCTTCCGGCGACAAGACGGTGAGCGAAATTTATGATTACGGTGACAATGAATTTGTGCCGTGGCAGGTCGGCGCAGTGACCTGA
- a CDS encoding FadR/GntR family transcriptional regulator, protein MNGQAKIAEPRRLYQQIADQIRELIDVGEFLPGTRLPAERELAQKLGVSRPSLREALIALEIDNTVEIRMGSGVYVSTEALQTTHHTKSLGDSPSELMQARAALEGATIVLAANRMTDETIAALRQILNTMQKEIEAGRKPLDQDRLFHVTIAEQSGNSVLARLVANLFDERHSPISAQLRVKFEDRDTWTRALQEHEAILAALELKDPLLAQAAMHIHLEGSKRRWVDS, encoded by the coding sequence ATGAATGGTCAGGCCAAAATAGCGGAACCGCGCAGGCTTTATCAGCAGATTGCGGATCAGATACGCGAACTCATCGACGTGGGTGAATTCCTGCCCGGGACGCGGCTTCCCGCCGAACGGGAATTGGCACAGAAACTCGGCGTGTCGAGACCCTCGTTGCGTGAGGCGCTGATTGCGCTTGAAATCGACAACACCGTCGAAATTCGCATGGGTTCCGGCGTCTATGTATCTACCGAAGCGCTTCAAACGACCCATCACACCAAGTCGCTGGGAGACAGCCCTTCCGAATTGATGCAGGCGCGGGCCGCGCTGGAGGGGGCGACCATCGTGCTGGCAGCAAACCGGATGACCGATGAGACGATCGCGGCCCTCCGCCAGATTCTCAACACCATGCAAAAGGAAATCGAGGCTGGCCGCAAACCCCTCGATCAGGATCGCCTGTTTCACGTGACCATTGCCGAGCAATCCGGCAACAGCGTTCTGGCGAGGCTGGTGGCCAACCTCTTCGATGAGCGCCACAGCCCCATTTCGGCCCAGCTTCGCGTCAAATTTGAAGATCGCGACACTTGGACCCGCGCCCTGCAGGAGCACGAAGCTATTCTGGCGGCGCTGGAGCTCAAGGATCCGCTGCTGGCGCAAGCCGCCATGCACATCCATCTGGAAGGTTCGAAACGCCGCTGGGTGGATAGCTGA